A window of the Hordeum vulgare subsp. vulgare chromosome 5H, MorexV3_pseudomolecules_assembly, whole genome shotgun sequence genome harbors these coding sequences:
- the LOC123399347 gene encoding BTB/POZ domain-containing protein POB1-like has translation MAENMEGVEATTTTAAMLAEAGMPGFGPDVGYGFNSEKFSNLMLEIEVLAGGRSGPDSVSNNQEKADKGQAIDSSSTRAVLTVKTLYINSLILAGRSPFFLKLFTNGMKESNETHPRISIADSEENALMELLRFMYSGKLTTIEPTLLLDILMAADKFEVLSCMSHCSQLLTSLPMTTDSALLYLDHPCSSLIAAEVQSVVRVAKEFLADKYKDFHKFEAEVLNISLVGIEAIFSSTDLMLLSEDEAYYFLLKWVRRRYPELEERRKIWSCRLLPLVRFSHMTGLSLQRILACTDDDIVHEQVAKRIAEVLLYKAYPTQMEGTLAAEVATHHQFAERTYELKAVKVVAFDRPCRQVTVYMDLKRDECSQLFSTGNIASDWFGLGGQKYCLLPHCTLDEQTNFYTFGLWIVTIGEPTDSVCLTVDIQIAVRTKPLGNFVSMLEYRHEFTGDDWTAGCNDLFGIPWSTFIDDDTLFIDDVLHLAAILTLVEQPELQI, from the exons ATGGCGGAGAACATGGAGGGCGTTGAAGCGACGACGACGACCGCGGCGATGCTGGCGGAGGCGGGGATGCCTGGCTTCGGGCCCGACGTCGGCTACGGGTTTAACTCGGAGAAGTTCTCCAACCTGATGCTGGAGATAGAGGTCCTCGCCGGCGGCAGATCTGGCCCCGACTCGGTGAGCAACAACCAGGAGAAAG CTGATAAAGGACAGGCAATTGACTCTTCCTCAACAAGGGCAGTTTTAACAGTAAAGACCCTTTATATCAATTCATTGATTCTTGCTGGAAGAAGTCCTTTCTTTCTAAAG CTTTTCACAAATGGCATGAAAGAATCTAATGAGACGCATCCAAGAATTAGTATTGCTGATTCAG AGGAAAATGCCCTTATGGAGCTTCTAAGATTCATGTATAGTGGAAAGTTGACAACAATTGAGCCCACTCTTCTGCTCGACATCTTGATGGCTGCCGATAAATTTGAGGTTCTTTCTTGCATGAGTCACTGCAGTCAGTTGCTCACAAGCCTGCCTATGACCACAGATTCTGCATTGCTATACCTAGACCATCCTTGCTCCTCTCTAATTGCTGCTGAAGTTCAGAGTGTAGTACGTGTAGCCAAGGAATTCCTTGCTGATAAATACAAGGATTTTCATAA GTTCGAAGCTGAAGTGCTGAACATCTCTCTTGTTGGGATTGAGGCCATCTTTTCGAGTACTGACCTGATGTTACTATCTGAAGATGAGGCATATTACTTCTTGCTCAAGTGGGTCCGTCGGCGATACCCAGAATTGGAGGAAAGACGGAAGATCTGGAGTTGTCGTTTACTTCCGCTGGTACGCTTCAGTCATATGACGGGTCTGTCACTTCAGAGGATCCTAGCATGCACTGATGATGATATAGTCCATGAGCAAGTAGCAAAACGTATTGCTGAGGTACTTCTATACAAAGCTTACCCAACACAGATGGAAGGTACTCTTGCAGCAGAAGTAGCAACCCATCACCAATTTGCTGAGCGAACTTATGAGTTGAAGGCCGTGAAAGTTGTTGCATTCGATCGACCCTGCCGACAGGTTACAGTTTACATGGATCTGAAGCGTGACGAGTGCTCCCAACTCTTCTCAACAGGAAATATAGCCTCGGACTGGTTTGGTCTTGGAGGGCAGAAATACTGTCTCCTGCCACACTGTACATTGGATGAGCAAACTAACTTCTACACCTTTGGCCTCTGGATAGTGACCATTGGGGAGCCGACAGACTCTGTCTGTTTGACAGTAGATATTCAGATTGCAGTAAGGACAAAGCCGCTAGGAAACTTTGTGAGCATGTTAGAGTACAGGCACGAATTTACAGGTGATGATTGGACGGCAGGATGCAATGATCTTTTTGGAATTCCATGGTCGACGTTCATTGATGATGACACCCTCTTCATTGATGATGTGTTACACTTGGCGGCTATTCTAACTCTTGTGGAGCAACCCGAGTTGCAGATATGA